The following proteins come from a genomic window of Gynuella sunshinyii YC6258:
- a CDS encoding alpha/beta fold hydrolase: MIPGFLGRANDFSELCSMLPATIQCHCLELPRIAADPLTDSFHEIVLHWFHQHVDRLPERFVLLGYSLGARLAMSVCQYLMQFSPQRLQGLILESGNFGTQSLAERHQRWLLDQAWARRFAAEPMPQVLSDWYAQNVFASLRTDQIERLISSKQSLDGTMVARQLLALSVARQPDFSVAMQQLRLPFFFLSGKNDSKYTRLGQTLGAARHRVADHCGHNIHFEDPHWFAATLTHLIDSMNTH; this comes from the coding sequence ATGATTCCGGGTTTTCTGGGCCGGGCCAATGACTTTTCCGAGCTGTGCTCAATGCTGCCGGCAACGATTCAGTGCCATTGCCTGGAATTGCCCCGGATTGCCGCTGACCCGCTGACGGACAGCTTTCATGAAATCGTGTTGCATTGGTTCCACCAGCACGTTGACCGCTTACCGGAGCGGTTTGTGCTGCTGGGCTATTCGCTGGGCGCCCGGTTGGCCATGAGTGTGTGTCAGTATTTGATGCAGTTCTCTCCGCAGCGGCTACAGGGGCTGATCCTGGAAAGCGGTAACTTTGGTACCCAAAGCCTCGCAGAACGTCATCAGCGCTGGCTTCTTGATCAGGCCTGGGCGCGACGCTTTGCCGCTGAGCCTATGCCACAGGTGCTGTCTGACTGGTATGCCCAGAATGTGTTTGCCAGCTTGCGGACCGATCAGATCGAGCGACTGATCAGCTCTAAACAGTCACTCGATGGCACCATGGTAGCCCGGCAGTTACTGGCCCTGAGCGTGGCCCGGCAGCCGGATTTCAGCGTTGCGATGCAGCAGCTGAGATTGCCCTTTTTCTTTCTCTCCGGTAAAAACGATTCCAAATACACCCGCCTGGGGCAGACCCTCGGGGCGGCACGACACCGGGTTGCCGATCATTGTGGTCACAATATTCATTTTGAAGATCCGCACTGGTTTGCCGCGACCTTAACTCACCTGATTGACTCCATGAATACTCATTAG
- the menD gene encoding 2-succinyl-5-enolpyruvyl-6-hydroxy-3-cyclohexene-1-carboxylic-acid synthase: MPYQHTLHNSQWAESLIHLMYHLGVRHFCVAPGSRNAAFSLALFRLSRELDGLNLHTHFDERGLGFLALGLARVQQQPVCIVTTSGTAVANLHPAVVEAFETLVPLFILSADRPDRLLECGANQAIRQKHMFGANARLSVNLSCPADSQALHQQISGFLQQYAQLSLPGPIQLNCQFDEPLYEQVPPLPLDWLRLNPVTCATPAQSIDETLLDIIRSSRSTLILLGQLTPLQHRQLLPWISRLRCPVIADIASQFRGCDEVHLLHYGDLLLAHPAFVAQLQPDLVIQFGGRIVSKRVGQFLEQYLRAPEAQYLLLSEYDQPLDPTRRARQQTISFERVAEWLPSPSVHPNLQLLIRQHQQLAEALPDLVDGSWHEAAVARLLMCHMPAGSAIMAGNSLSIRMLDSYGRFAERDIHVYSSRGASGIDGLVATAAALTSAYQHSYLLVGDTALLHDLNSLALLAKMPAAITIVVLNNNGGGIFDLLPASQQTAYEQMFLMPHGLAFQHAAAQFELDYELVADLPGLQKLLTVSGNPKRSRLIECRIHEGTTRLKGFIEQIRQLPAISACL, from the coding sequence ATGCCGTACCAACACACACTACACAACTCCCAATGGGCGGAATCCCTGATTCATCTGATGTATCACCTCGGAGTGCGACATTTTTGCGTCGCACCGGGTAGCCGCAATGCCGCCTTTTCATTGGCACTGTTCCGGCTGAGCAGGGAACTTGATGGCCTGAACCTGCATACTCACTTTGATGAGCGGGGGTTGGGATTTCTGGCATTGGGCCTGGCCCGGGTACAACAACAGCCGGTCTGTATCGTAACCACCTCGGGCACCGCCGTTGCCAATCTGCACCCGGCGGTGGTTGAGGCATTCGAAACCCTGGTGCCGCTGTTTATTCTCTCCGCTGATCGTCCTGACCGGCTGCTTGAATGCGGTGCCAACCAGGCCATTCGGCAAAAACATATGTTTGGTGCCAATGCCCGGTTGAGTGTCAATCTCAGCTGTCCGGCTGACAGTCAGGCGCTGCATCAACAGATCAGCGGTTTTTTGCAGCAATATGCACAGTTATCCCTGCCCGGACCGATCCAGCTGAACTGTCAGTTTGACGAACCGCTCTATGAACAGGTTCCACCGCTGCCGTTGGATTGGCTCCGGTTGAACCCGGTCACCTGTGCAACTCCGGCACAGAGCATCGATGAGACATTATTGGACATCATTCGTTCAAGCCGTTCGACGCTGATTCTGCTGGGGCAGCTCACGCCCCTGCAACATCGGCAGCTGTTGCCCTGGATCAGCCGATTGCGATGTCCGGTTATTGCGGATATCGCCAGCCAGTTTCGTGGTTGCGATGAAGTACACCTGCTGCATTACGGAGATCTGTTGTTGGCCCATCCGGCATTTGTGGCGCAATTACAGCCCGATCTGGTGATTCAGTTTGGTGGTCGTATCGTCAGCAAGCGTGTTGGTCAGTTTCTGGAACAGTATCTGCGCGCCCCTGAGGCACAGTATCTGCTGTTGTCAGAATATGATCAGCCGCTGGACCCGACCCGACGTGCCCGGCAGCAGACAATTTCGTTTGAGCGAGTGGCTGAATGGCTTCCGTCGCCATCGGTTCATCCCAATTTGCAGCTGTTGATCCGGCAGCACCAACAACTGGCCGAAGCCTTGCCGGATCTGGTCGACGGTAGCTGGCATGAAGCGGCAGTGGCCAGATTGCTGATGTGCCACATGCCGGCCGGCAGTGCGATTATGGCCGGCAACAGTCTGAGTATTCGCATGCTCGACAGTTATGGGCGTTTTGCCGAGCGGGATATTCATGTGTACAGCAGTCGAGGTGCCAGCGGTATTGATGGTCTGGTGGCCACGGCGGCGGCTCTGACCAGTGCCTACCAGCACAGTTATCTGCTGGTGGGGGATACGGCGTTGTTGCATGATCTCAACAGTCTGGCGCTGCTGGCTAAAATGCCTGCGGCGATCACCATCGTGGTGCTGAACAATAACGGCGGCGGTATTTTTGACCTGCTGCCGGCCAGTCAGCAGACGGCGTATGAACAGATGTTTCTGATGCCGCATGGGCTTGCGTTTCAGCACGCAGCCGCGCAATTTGAGCTGGATTATGAGTTAGTTGCGGATTTGCCTGGGCTGCAAAAACTACTGACAGTCTCCGGCAACCCAAAACGTTCCCGCCTGATCGAATGCCGGATTCATGAAGGCACGACCCGGCTCAAGGGATTTATCGAACAGATCCGGCAGTTGCCGGCCATCAGTGCCTGCCTGTGA
- a CDS encoding isochorismate synthase, translating to MTIQALSFLTLPSAQSLAHSIERLCAELSSRPFTANRLQRVSCDIPAIDLLELLSSVAIAERGYFAHRNQTAAVAGFGQALELKIDALHHGPSLLSRAEMIVAGTDAVWIGGCSYNGESGTGQWQDFPAMRFLLPLLEIREDHDSFQLALNLFARDAEHWEEQLQAITLLSRSIAKAKIKVTRAATITRRHQSVDRQQWYQQVGEALQKIGAGEFHKVVLAREVALQFSSPPNIFQTLKRWRQQLPSSFAFAIENRGKVFWGCSPERLFKRHGQRLCTEAMAGTVRRGINHAEDFSLEQQLKTDDKLTREHAVVADVICESLLPLAESIDHSQKPGVYKLDRIQHRYQSLNAVLKTDISTDQLYRQLHPTPAVCGHPRAQAQAFISSCELTQRGWYSGCVGLIGATQTEFAVAIRSALSDRNHLWLYSGVGIVDGSDADAEWLELEAKIESLLAALN from the coding sequence ATGACCATACAGGCGCTTTCTTTTTTAACGTTGCCCTCGGCACAATCATTGGCACACAGCATCGAGCGATTGTGTGCCGAACTTTCCTCCCGTCCTTTCACGGCCAATCGTCTGCAACGAGTCAGTTGTGACATTCCTGCAATCGATCTGCTGGAGCTGCTGTCCAGTGTCGCCATCGCTGAACGGGGGTACTTTGCCCATCGTAACCAGACAGCCGCAGTTGCTGGATTTGGTCAGGCGCTGGAGTTGAAAATCGATGCTTTGCATCATGGGCCTTCATTATTGTCGCGAGCGGAAATGATCGTCGCCGGCACGGATGCGGTATGGATTGGCGGCTGTTCCTATAATGGCGAGAGCGGTACCGGGCAGTGGCAGGATTTTCCCGCCATGCGGTTTTTGCTGCCCCTGCTCGAAATTCGGGAAGATCACGATAGTTTTCAACTGGCATTGAACCTGTTTGCCCGCGATGCTGAGCACTGGGAAGAGCAGTTACAGGCCATTACCCTGCTGAGTCGCAGTATTGCCAAAGCCAAAATCAAGGTCACCCGGGCCGCCACCATTACCCGTCGCCACCAAAGTGTGGATCGCCAGCAATGGTATCAGCAGGTAGGTGAAGCATTACAGAAGATCGGTGCCGGAGAGTTTCATAAAGTGGTGCTGGCACGGGAGGTGGCATTGCAGTTCAGCTCGCCGCCGAATATTTTTCAGACCCTGAAACGCTGGCGCCAGCAGTTACCCAGCAGTTTTGCATTTGCCATCGAAAACCGTGGCAAAGTGTTCTGGGGATGCTCTCCCGAGCGCTTGTTCAAACGTCATGGCCAGCGGCTGTGCACCGAAGCCATGGCTGGTACTGTGCGGCGGGGCATCAATCACGCTGAGGATTTTTCCCTCGAACAGCAGTTGAAAACCGATGACAAACTGACCCGTGAACATGCCGTGGTGGCCGATGTGATCTGCGAAAGCCTGCTGCCTTTGGCCGAGTCCATTGATCACAGTCAGAAGCCCGGTGTTTATAAACTGGACCGGATCCAGCATCGTTATCAATCCCTCAATGCGGTGTTGAAAACCGATATTTCTACCGACCAACTGTACCGCCAGCTCCACCCGACGCCGGCGGTATGTGGTCATCCCCGGGCTCAGGCTCAGGCGTTTATCTCCTCCTGCGAACTGACGCAACGGGGCTGGTACAGCGGCTGCGTGGGGCTGATCGGAGCAACCCAGACGGAGTTTGCGGTGGCGATCCGTTCGGCGCTCAGTGACAGAAATCATTTATGGCTTTATTCTGGCGTCGGTATCGTTGACGGGTCAGACGCTGATGCCGAATGGCTGGAGCTGGAAGCCAAGATCGAGTCTCTGCTCGCCGCCCTCAATTGA